The following coding sequences are from one Phormidium ambiguum IAM M-71 window:
- the ispE gene encoding 4-(cytidine 5'-diphospho)-2-C-methyl-D-erythritol kinase has protein sequence MRSYTLIAPAKINLYLEILGMRPDGYHELAMIMQSIELADYIEINANGTDNIRLHCQHPEVPLDRTNIAYRAAKLMAEQFPDAFAKFGGIDIEIDKRIPVAAGLAGGSTNAAAILIGLDLMWKLGLTQSELQELAALLGSDVPFCIAGGTAIATGRGEILSPLPDLDNLYVVLAKYRSLGVSTAWAYTTYRENFGNNYACDTSQMQERSTKLNSGALVSAIAHKDSIKIGQSLYNDLERVVLPAHPQVEQLRQAFQNQNILGTMMSGSGPSVFALVESDAQAQQVKEQVESTINNPDLEIWITRFRPTGITVET, from the coding sequence ATGCGTTCTTACACCTTAATAGCCCCTGCTAAAATCAATCTTTATCTAGAAATCTTAGGGATGCGCCCTGATGGATATCACGAATTGGCAATGATTATGCAAAGCATAGAATTAGCCGATTATATTGAAATTAATGCTAATGGCACTGATAATATTCGCCTGCATTGTCAACATCCAGAAGTACCACTAGATCGCACAAATATTGCCTATCGTGCAGCTAAATTAATGGCCGAACAATTTCCCGATGCTTTTGCCAAATTTGGGGGAATTGATATTGAAATCGATAAACGAATTCCAGTTGCTGCTGGGTTAGCCGGAGGTTCAACAAACGCCGCTGCTATATTAATAGGATTAGACTTAATGTGGAAGTTAGGATTAACTCAATCAGAATTACAAGAATTAGCAGCATTACTTGGTTCTGATGTGCCATTTTGTATCGCTGGCGGTACAGCTATTGCTACTGGAAGAGGTGAAATATTATCGCCTTTACCAGATTTAGATAACCTCTATGTTGTGTTAGCGAAATATCGTAGTTTGGGAGTTTCTACAGCTTGGGCGTACACGACTTACCGAGAAAATTTTGGTAATAATTATGCTTGTGATACTTCACAAATGCAAGAACGATCGACAAAACTAAATTCAGGTGCATTAGTAAGTGCGATCGCACACAAAGATAGCATCAAAATCGGTCAATCTTTGTACAATGATTTAGAAAGAGTCGTATTACCAGCCCACCCCCAAGTAGAACAACTACGCCAAGCCTTTCAAAATCAAAATATTTTAGGCACAATGATGTCAGGATCGGGCCCTTCAGTATTTGCACTTGTAGAATCAGATGCCCAAGCTCAACAAGTAAAAGAACAAGTAGAAAGTACTATCAATAATCCCGACTTAGAAATCTGGATTACCAGATTTCGCCCCACCGGAATCACGGTAGAAACATAA
- the urtC gene encoding urea ABC transporter permease subunit UrtC, with product MQNFQGLKLKYPVSSKHKSILIEAGIVVAIALFTIFLIPPLLTVVGQAFRVSLLGRFLALAIVALGIDLIWGYTGMLSLGHGVFFALGGYALAMHLQLAPLEAGRLPEFMGLYGVQELPWFWQPFYSFPLTVIGLILVPALLAALLGYLVFRNRIRGVYFSILTQAATIVFFNFFNGQQKLFNGTNGLTNYKTLLGFDINASQTQFFFYALTIVILALAYGFCRWLTTGRFGRLLVAIRDDESRVRFSGYNPTGFKVLVFAISAGLAGIAGALYTVQTGLISPKAMDIAFSIEMVIWVAVGGRATLIGAIIGAILVNFARSLLSEQFPEIWLFFQGALFLIVVMVLPDGLVGWWRSQAINQIRKLLGLQKQVTYPSLETDPEVQQEREELTGK from the coding sequence ATGCAAAATTTCCAGGGTTTAAAGTTAAAATATCCCGTTTCTAGTAAACACAAGTCTATTTTAATAGAAGCAGGGATTGTAGTTGCGATCGCATTATTTACCATCTTCCTCATCCCTCCTTTGTTAACCGTTGTCGGACAAGCATTTCGCGTCAGTTTACTGGGAAGATTCCTCGCTTTAGCAATTGTTGCTTTAGGAATTGACCTGATTTGGGGTTACACCGGAATGCTAAGTTTAGGTCATGGGGTATTTTTCGCTTTAGGTGGTTACGCTTTAGCGATGCACTTACAATTAGCACCTTTAGAAGCTGGACGTTTACCAGAATTTATGGGTCTTTATGGTGTCCAAGAATTACCCTGGTTTTGGCAACCTTTTTACTCTTTTCCCCTCACTGTTATTGGATTAATACTTGTTCCTGCTTTGCTAGCAGCTTTATTAGGATATTTGGTATTTCGTAACCGAATTAGGGGAGTTTATTTTTCGATTTTAACCCAAGCAGCGACGATCGTTTTTTTCAACTTCTTTAACGGACAACAAAAACTATTTAACGGAACCAATGGTTTAACAAATTACAAAACTTTATTAGGATTTGATATTAACGCCTCGCAAACGCAATTCTTCTTTTACGCATTAACGATCGTAATTTTAGCTTTAGCTTATGGCTTTTGTCGTTGGTTAACTACTGGTAGATTTGGAAGGTTACTTGTAGCAATTCGTGATGATGAAAGTCGGGTGCGTTTTTCAGGATATAATCCCACAGGATTCAAAGTTTTAGTATTTGCTATTTCCGCAGGACTCGCGGGAATTGCTGGTGCATTATACACTGTACAAACAGGGTTGATTTCTCCTAAAGCAATGGATATTGCCTTTTCTATTGAAATGGTAATTTGGGTCGCAGTAGGAGGTCGTGCAACATTAATTGGGGCAATTATCGGCGCAATTTTAGTTAATTTTGCTAGAAGTTTGTTAAGCGAACAATTTCCCGAAATTTGGCTATTTTTCCAAGGCGCTTTATTCTTAATAGTTGTCATGGTTCTACCTGATGGATTGGTTGGTTGGTGGCGTTCCCAAGCTATTAATCAAATTAGAAAATTATTAGGATTGCAAAAGCAAGTTACTTATCCTAGCTTAGAAACTGACCCCGAAGTACAGCAGGAGAGGGAAGAGTTAACTGGTAAATAG
- a CDS encoding DUF3082 domain-containing protein — translation MNDPTPTQKTDTTVTETNTNPPSILRCITGSIVAAIMAIASFFINSSIAQYFVDRPINSSNYLVVNITAAVRTLIIGISTLATGVFSLIALGLLALAIQVTIQQLKQQTSSTKN, via the coding sequence ATGAACGACCCCACCCCAACCCAAAAAACCGACACTACTGTAACAGAAACTAACACCAATCCGCCCAGTATTTTACGCTGTATAACTGGTTCCATAGTAGCGGCAATAATGGCGATCGCATCTTTCTTTATTAATTCTTCCATTGCTCAATATTTTGTCGATCGTCCCATTAACTCCTCCAACTATTTAGTTGTCAACATTACCGCCGCCGTTCGTACCTTAATTATCGGCATCAGCACCTTAGCTACAGGCGTTTTTAGCTTAATCGCCTTGGGACTTTTAGCCCTTGCTATTCAAGTCACCATCCAACAATTAAAACAGCAAACTTCCTCAACCAAAAATTGA
- the urtD gene encoding urea ABC transporter ATP-binding protein UrtD — MNSKILEIDNVTVSFDGFKALRGLNFNLDQGELRVVIGPNGAGKTTFLDVITGKTKPTEGQVYFKGRNIRKFSEHEIARFGVGRKFQTPRVYLNLTPRENLELACNRNKNVFATLFRQNSIDEYRTVTGLLETIGLSSKANISAGLLSHGEKQRLEIGMLVAQSPDLLLVDEPAAGLTDEETYNVGELLLALAESHSIIVIEHDMEFVRQIANNKVTVLHEGSVLHEGSIEEVQNDPRVIEVYLGKQEEEEEIEEETIKEI; from the coding sequence ATGAACTCAAAAATTTTAGAAATTGACAATGTTACGGTTAGCTTTGATGGCTTTAAGGCATTAAGAGGTTTAAATTTTAATTTAGACCAAGGGGAATTAAGAGTAGTAATCGGGCCTAATGGTGCGGGAAAAACTACTTTTTTGGATGTGATAACTGGGAAAACAAAACCAACCGAAGGACAGGTTTATTTTAAAGGTAGAAATATTCGGAAGTTTTCCGAACATGAAATTGCTCGTTTTGGAGTTGGACGCAAATTTCAAACTCCTCGCGTTTATCTCAATTTAACACCAAGAGAAAATTTGGAACTTGCTTGTAATCGTAATAAAAATGTTTTTGCAACCTTGTTCCGCCAAAATTCTATTGACGAATATCGCACAGTAACAGGTTTATTAGAAACTATTGGTTTGAGTAGCAAAGCAAATATTTCTGCGGGTTTACTTTCTCATGGGGAAAAGCAAAGGTTAGAAATTGGAATGTTAGTGGCGCAGTCGCCAGATTTATTATTGGTAGATGAACCAGCCGCAGGTTTGACTGATGAAGAGACTTATAATGTGGGTGAGTTACTGTTAGCTTTGGCAGAAAGTCATTCAATTATTGTAATTGAACATGACATGGAATTTGTGCGTCAAATTGCTAATAATAAAGTAACAGTTTTGCATGAAGGTTCTGTATTGCATGAAGGTTCTATTGAAGAAGTGCAAAACGATCCACGAGTGATCGAAGTGTATCTAGGGAAACAAGAAGAAGAAGAAGAAATAGAGGAAGAAACAATTAAAGAAATTTGA
- the urtA gene encoding urea ABC transporter substrate-binding protein, whose product MSKNLSRRKFILYGSATLGTTILLKACGSNTTPNTQTPAATTPAATPTAAPVVATGDTIKVGILHSLSGTMAISEKSVVDAEQLAIEEINKSGGVLGKQIQPIVEDGASDWPTFAEKAKKLIDQDKVVTIFGCWTSASRKAVLPVFEEKKHMLWYPVQYEGQECSNNIFYTGAAPNQQIEPSVDWLLQNKGKEFFLIGSDYVFPRTANTIIKAQVEAKGGKVVGEDYLPLGSTEVTSIISKIKQALPNGGVIYNTLNGDSNVAFFKQMKDAGLTPDKYPSMSVSIAEEEVKAIGVDYLKGHYAAWNYFQTVDSPENQKFVQAFKAKYGADRVTNDPMEAAYIAVYLWKQAVEQAKTTDIEAVRKAALGQTLVAPGGKVTMDTNHHIYKTVRIGEVGEDGLFKIISASTAPVKPIPWNQFVAETKGYSCDWSDPSKGGKFLVKT is encoded by the coding sequence ATGAGCAAAAACCTTAGTCGGCGCAAGTTTATTTTGTACGGTTCTGCCACATTAGGAACAACTATTTTATTAAAAGCTTGTGGTAGTAACACAACCCCAAATACACAAACTCCCGCAGCAACAACTCCCGCAGCAACTCCCACCGCAGCACCAGTAGTTGCCACCGGAGACACCATTAAAGTCGGAATTTTGCACTCTTTAAGCGGCACAATGGCAATTAGTGAAAAGAGTGTTGTCGATGCTGAACAATTAGCAATTGAAGAAATTAATAAATCAGGCGGTGTTTTAGGTAAACAAATTCAACCAATAGTTGAAGATGGCGCTTCTGACTGGCCGACTTTTGCGGAAAAAGCGAAAAAATTAATTGACCAAGATAAAGTTGTTACTATTTTTGGTTGTTGGACTTCTGCTAGTCGTAAAGCAGTATTGCCAGTTTTTGAAGAAAAGAAACACATGCTTTGGTATCCTGTGCAATATGAAGGACAGGAGTGTTCCAACAACATTTTCTATACAGGCGCTGCACCCAATCAACAAATTGAACCTTCAGTAGATTGGCTGTTGCAAAATAAAGGAAAAGAGTTTTTCTTAATTGGTTCAGATTACGTTTTTCCCCGAACTGCTAATACAATCATTAAAGCGCAGGTAGAAGCTAAAGGTGGTAAAGTAGTTGGGGAAGATTATTTGCCATTAGGTAGTACAGAAGTAACCTCAATCATTAGCAAAATCAAACAAGCTTTACCCAATGGTGGAGTAATTTACAATACTCTCAACGGTGATAGTAACGTAGCATTTTTCAAACAAATGAAAGATGCTGGCTTAACACCAGACAAATATCCTTCAATGTCCGTAAGTATTGCGGAAGAAGAAGTCAAAGCTATCGGAGTTGACTATCTCAAAGGTCATTACGCTGCTTGGAATTATTTCCAAACAGTTGATTCACCAGAAAATCAAAAGTTTGTGCAAGCTTTTAAAGCTAAATATGGCGCGGATAGAGTAACAAACGACCCAATGGAAGCTGCTTACATTGCAGTTTACTTGTGGAAACAAGCAGTAGAACAAGCTAAAACAACTGACATTGAAGCAGTGAGAAAAGCAGCTTTAGGACAAACTTTAGTTGCGCCTGGTGGTAAGGTGACAATGGATACTAATCACCACATTTATAAGACGGTTCGTATCGGTGAAGTCGGCGAAGATGGCTTGTTTAAAATTATTTCTGCCAGCACTGCGCCTGTTAAACCTATTCCCTGGAATCAGTTTGTAGCAGAAACTAAGGGATATTCTTGTGATTGGTCTGACCCCAGCAAAGGAGGTAAGTTCCTGGTTAAGACCTAA
- the rsmA gene encoding 16S rRNA (adenine(1518)-N(6)/adenine(1519)-N(6))-dimethyltransferase RsmA: MSFRPRKQFAQHWLKSEKALNEIVKAAEISKSDRILEIGPGTGNLTRYLLPLAESVVAVEIDRDLCQKLAKTLGKTENFLLLQGDFLTLDLDSQLEQFPKFQNPNKVVANIPYNITGPILEKLLGKIAKPAIKPYDSIVLLVQKEVAERLYAQSSSKAFGALSVRVQYLATCELIYSVPAKDFYPAPKVDSAVVRLRPQINYPAENPKFLDTLVKLGFAEKRKMLRNNLKSAVERDRLTQILEQLKINPQVRAEDLNVQQWVELSNRLAVSATVETHQMPET; encoded by the coding sequence ATGTCTTTTCGTCCTCGGAAACAGTTTGCTCAACATTGGCTCAAAAGTGAAAAAGCTTTAAATGAAATTGTCAAAGCAGCGGAAATAAGTAAAAGCGATCGCATTTTGGAAATCGGCCCCGGAACGGGTAATTTAACTCGTTATCTCTTACCTTTAGCCGAATCAGTTGTCGCAGTGGAGATCGATCGGGATTTGTGCCAAAAATTAGCGAAAACTTTGGGTAAAACCGAAAATTTTCTGTTGTTACAAGGAGATTTTCTTACCCTCGATTTGGATTCCCAATTAGAACAATTTCCCAAGTTTCAAAACCCTAATAAAGTAGTAGCCAATATTCCTTATAATATTACAGGGCCGATCTTAGAAAAACTTTTAGGTAAAATAGCCAAACCCGCAATTAAACCTTACGATTCAATAGTATTATTAGTCCAAAAAGAAGTTGCCGAAAGATTATACGCCCAATCATCATCAAAAGCTTTTGGCGCACTATCAGTCAGAGTGCAATATTTAGCAACTTGTGAGTTAATATACTCTGTACCCGCAAAAGATTTTTATCCCGCGCCAAAAGTAGATTCTGCCGTAGTTCGTTTACGTCCGCAAATTAATTACCCTGCCGAAAATCCTAAATTTTTAGATACCTTAGTCAAACTCGGTTTTGCGGAAAAACGGAAAATGTTACGAAATAATTTAAAAAGTGCGGTAGAACGCGATCGCTTGACTCAAATTCTGGAACAATTAAAAATCAATCCTCAAGTTCGCGCTGAAGACCTCAACGTGCAACAATGGGTAGAATTAAGCAACAGATTAGCAGTATCCGCCACAGTGGAAACTCATCAAATGCCGGAAACCTAA
- a CDS encoding ABC transporter permease subunit translates to MAEFFNVIFNGISIGSVLLIAALGLAVVFGLMGVINMAHGELIMLGAYTTFVVQNVFKGLGSPLSEAYIIFAIPIAFLITASVGLLLEKGVVRFLYGRPLETLLATWGVSLILQQLVRSINWVLLIGVILFCLLFFGAWWLVSRRPDFARIRNSFLAIILPLSAAISVIVGVVLAQTYKLAVTQPWFGAQNVNVTAPKWLQDGLNIGSLRLPYTRLFIIFLTILCVAGIYYFFQRTAWGLRIRAVTQNRSMSSCLGIPTKQVDALTFALGSGLAGIAGCAISLLGSVGPNTGQNYIVDTFMVVVVGGVGKLVGSIVAALAIGTVSYIIGSNALAPLLAPIPPLADFFAFFATTSMAKVMVFALIIIFLQVRPAGLFPQKGRTVDA, encoded by the coding sequence GTGGCAGAATTTTTTAATGTAATATTTAACGGAATTAGTATAGGCTCAGTTTTATTAATTGCTGCATTGGGATTAGCCGTAGTTTTCGGTTTGATGGGTGTAATTAATATGGCTCATGGCGAACTGATAATGCTTGGGGCTTATACAACTTTTGTCGTGCAAAATGTTTTTAAGGGTTTAGGAAGTCCTTTATCTGAAGCATATATTATTTTTGCTATACCAATTGCTTTTTTAATTACAGCTTCGGTGGGATTATTGTTAGAAAAAGGTGTAGTGAGATTTCTTTACGGTAGACCTTTAGAAACTTTGCTAGCAACTTGGGGTGTGAGTTTAATTCTGCAACAGTTGGTTCGTAGTATTAATTGGGTTTTATTAATTGGTGTTATTTTATTTTGTTTATTGTTTTTTGGTGCTTGGTGGTTAGTTTCTCGTCGCCCAGACTTTGCTAGAATTCGTAACTCGTTTTTAGCAATAATACTACCTTTATCAGCAGCGATATCAGTAATAGTAGGTGTGGTTTTAGCCCAAACTTATAAGTTAGCTGTTACTCAACCTTGGTTTGGTGCTCAAAATGTTAACGTTACAGCACCAAAATGGTTACAAGATGGTTTAAACATAGGTTCTTTAAGACTGCCTTATACGAGGTTATTTATCATTTTTCTAACAATCTTATGTGTGGCGGGAATTTATTATTTCTTCCAACGTACAGCATGGGGTTTAAGAATTCGCGCAGTTACTCAAAATCGTAGTATGAGTTCTTGTTTAGGTATTCCGACTAAACAAGTAGATGCTTTAACTTTTGCTTTGGGTTCGGGTTTGGCTGGAATTGCTGGTTGTGCGATTAGTTTATTAGGTTCGGTAGGGCCAAATACTGGACAAAATTATATTGTAGATACGTTTATGGTGGTGGTAGTTGGTGGTGTCGGAAAATTAGTTGGTAGTATTGTGGCGGCGTTAGCAATTGGTACGGTTAGTTATATTATTGGTTCCAATGCTTTAGCACCTTTACTAGCACCAATTCCGCCTCTAGCAGATTTCTTTGCTTTTTTTGCAACTACCAGCATGGCAAAAGTAATGGTATTTGCTTTAATTATTATCTTCTTACAAGTGCGTCCGGCTGGTTTGTTCCCTCAAAAAGGTCGGACTGTGGATGCTTAA
- a CDS encoding ATP-binding protein: MQKLQSKILIFTFGASLLPILFLLGAAWQFVYQPLIDLERTRLDDQVFAFRGYTAATAQGLHDVTKGFAYWTDLYEAIPQKNISWINSEVIESLEVSAGVDIVQVVNNKGEILVQKGQALRSPIIQEKIATISKQDKIVKELVTTADRQLITLIVSPVHRSDGTGNSQGTLVVGKTLDTAWLEKFLTFSQPTTIIKIISQDGVIIISLDNRGNNKSGNQYLAIKEILPIIKKRESIYQIERQTGKNTIYAPLNSRSNLVAIAKIEITSQYFQQAYLALTRIFLIGLILAIIISIGVANLLAKQIGEPIKQLAKRSKTLATGDLNSPIPGVGAGGELGQLANAYQEMAESLKSLVNNLENRVAERTLELDIARHTLEERVEQRTEELWQKNQELQTASTKLQQLNSELTNQAEQLTNALSHLKKAQAQLIQTEKMSSLGQLVAGVAHEINNPINFIHANLSYVNTYSQDLLSLVQLYQQRYADPEIERHIEEIELDFITIDLPKIIASMQSGSDRISQIVLALRNFSRLDEAEMKLVNLHEGINSTLLILQNRFHLGQPYPDIEVIKQYGNLPLVECYPRQINQVFMNIIANAIDAIKESIGKPFIDKFSTSTPTIIVQTQAIDTEWVKIKFWNNGPVIPVNLINRIFDPFFTTKPVGKGTGLGLSACYQIIDKHGGRIDVNSDSEEGTEFVIILPIKSN; this comes from the coding sequence TTGCAAAAACTCCAAAGCAAAATATTAATTTTTACCTTTGGAGCATCACTACTACCAATTTTATTTTTGCTAGGCGCGGCTTGGCAATTTGTATATCAACCTTTAATTGATTTAGAAAGAACGCGACTTGATGACCAAGTTTTCGCTTTTCGTGGCTACACCGCTGCTACTGCTCAAGGATTACACGATGTTACCAAAGGTTTTGCTTATTGGACAGATTTATATGAAGCGATTCCTCAGAAAAATATTTCTTGGATTAACAGCGAAGTTATTGAATCATTAGAAGTGTCTGCGGGTGTAGATATTGTCCAAGTTGTAAATAATAAAGGCGAAATTTTAGTACAGAAAGGACAAGCCTTGCGATCGCCTATAATCCAAGAAAAAATTGCTACTATTAGTAAGCAAGATAAAATAGTTAAAGAACTAGTTACAACAGCAGATCGGCAATTAATCACTTTAATAGTATCACCCGTTCATCGTTCAGATGGTACGGGAAATTCCCAAGGAACTTTAGTAGTTGGGAAAACTTTAGACACAGCTTGGTTAGAAAAGTTTTTAACTTTCTCTCAACCTACTACCATAATAAAAATTATTTCCCAAGATGGTGTTATAATAATTTCTCTTGACAATCGAGGTAATAATAAGTCAGGAAATCAGTATTTAGCAATTAAAGAAATATTACCTATAATTAAAAAGCGAGAATCTATCTATCAAATCGAAAGACAAACAGGCAAAAATACTATTTATGCCCCATTAAATTCTCGAAGTAATTTAGTGGCGATCGCTAAAATTGAAATCACATCTCAATATTTCCAACAAGCATATTTAGCTCTTACTCGTATATTTTTGATTGGTTTAATATTAGCAATTATAATTTCTATAGGTGTAGCAAACTTATTAGCAAAACAAATTGGAGAACCAATTAAGCAATTAGCTAAACGAAGCAAAACCTTAGCTACAGGCGATCTAAATAGTCCTATTCCAGGGGTTGGTGCTGGTGGCGAATTAGGGCAATTAGCCAACGCTTATCAAGAAATGGCGGAATCTTTAAAATCCTTAGTTAATAACTTAGAAAATAGAGTAGCCGAACGCACATTAGAATTAGATATCGCCCGTCATACCTTAGAAGAAAGAGTTGAACAGAGAACCGAAGAACTTTGGCAAAAGAATCAAGAATTACAAACAGCATCAACAAAATTACAACAATTAAATTCAGAATTAACAAATCAAGCCGAACAGTTAACAAATGCTTTAAGTCACCTCAAAAAAGCACAAGCGCAACTAATTCAAACAGAAAAAATGTCGAGTTTGGGGCAATTAGTAGCGGGAGTTGCCCATGAAATTAATAACCCAATTAACTTTATCCATGCCAATCTAAGCTATGTCAATACTTATAGTCAAGATTTGTTGTCTCTAGTTCAACTTTATCAGCAACGTTATGCAGATCCAGAAATTGAGCGACATATTGAAGAAATAGAGCTTGATTTTATCACAATTGACTTACCTAAAATTATTGCTTCGATGCAATCAGGGTCCGATCGTATTAGTCAAATCGTCCTAGCGTTACGGAATTTTTCTCGCTTAGACGAAGCAGAAATGAAATTAGTTAATCTACATGAAGGAATTAATAGTACCTTATTAATTTTACAAAATCGCTTTCATTTAGGTCAACCATATCCAGATATTGAAGTAATTAAACAATATGGAAATTTACCATTAGTTGAATGTTATCCCAGACAAATTAATCAAGTATTTATGAATATTATTGCTAATGCTATCGATGCCATTAAAGAAAGTATTGGTAAGCCATTTATAGATAAATTTTCTACTTCTACGCCCACAATTATTGTGCAAACTCAAGCAATAGATACCGAATGGGTAAAAATCAAATTTTGGAATAATGGCCCTGTCATTCCAGTAAATCTAATTAACAGAATATTTGACCCATTTTTCACCACAAAACCTGTAGGTAAAGGCACTGGACTAGGACTTTCTGCTTGCTATCAAATAATTGACAAACATGGAGGAAGAATCGACGTTAATTCGGATTCTGAAGAAGGAACAGAATTTGTAATTATATTACCAATAAAATCGAATTAA
- the urtE gene encoding urea ABC transporter ATP-binding subunit UrtE — MVSTNNAIAPQPISPPEVLLQASGINVYYGESHILRDVDITIPKGQMVCLIGRNGVGKTTLLKTIMGLLKPRTGNINFAGESITNKTPDRRAKMGIGYVPQGREIIPRLTVEENLLLGFEALPKGRKGNEKISEEIFALFPVLKSMLWRMGGDLSGGQQQQLAIARALMAKPQLLVLDEPTEGIQPSIILEIEAAVRSIVQNTGISVLLVEQHLHFVRQADRYYAMQKGGIVASGVTSELSKDVIQKFLAV; from the coding sequence ATGGTATCAACAAATAATGCGATCGCACCCCAACCAATATCTCCTCCAGAAGTCTTACTGCAAGCTTCGGGAATTAATGTTTATTACGGCGAAAGTCATATTCTTCGGGATGTAGATATTACTATTCCTAAAGGTCAAATGGTGTGTTTAATTGGTCGAAATGGAGTAGGTAAAACAACTTTATTAAAAACTATTATGGGGTTACTCAAACCTCGCACTGGTAACATAAATTTTGCAGGTGAATCTATCACTAATAAAACTCCCGATCGCAGAGCTAAAATGGGAATTGGTTATGTTCCCCAAGGTCGGGAAATTATTCCTCGTTTAACAGTAGAAGAAAACTTATTATTAGGTTTTGAAGCATTACCGAAGGGTAGAAAAGGTAACGAAAAAATTAGTGAAGAAATTTTTGCATTGTTCCCAGTTTTAAAATCAATGCTGTGGCGAATGGGTGGAGATTTAAGCGGTGGACAACAACAACAATTAGCGATCGCTAGAGCACTAATGGCAAAACCTCAGTTATTAGTATTAGACGAACCAACTGAAGGAATTCAACCTTCAATTATTTTAGAAATTGAAGCAGCAGTTCGCTCCATTGTCCAAAATACTGGGATTTCCGTATTATTAGTTGAACAACATTTACACTTTGTTCGTCAAGCCGATCGCTACTATGCAATGCAAAAAGGGGGTATTGTCGCCTCTGGTGTCACTAGCGAACTCAGCAAAGATGTAATCCAAAAGTTTTTAGCAGTGTAG